Proteins encoded within one genomic window of Episyrphus balteatus chromosome 1, idEpiBalt1.1, whole genome shotgun sequence:
- the LOC129910761 gene encoding uncharacterized protein LOC129910761 — MSVTMRIIVEFLLLVIFLTCVFCKETDLKVKSNLTELTETGRRHHGYGLYKWWGGIPGLYALGVLYWLKVKAVIVAFIVGTAIVWGFKWYKGGHCGHDIIHESPIISYDHGPAWSSGPHDHIPYSLGHNPFEHDHGHSLHEHEHFTSSDIVSDSLPDNGPYSSYAGAYSDVPPTAPTSDGTVHARHKRQLDTEQQVSDIVFAFLGITNDGCRRRFICEMEFRSKANPFTRIAFGIVGRGLFSKYVNRRNVNGRAGSFRQCADVNPDCVLMEENIHDDEENEVSNQEGEYESRSLKSSSISDIEKENSTNLKAEKESFKQNLKTDPIVQGIFSRMQPTY, encoded by the exons atgtctgtTACAATGAGAATAATTGTTGAGTTTTTATTGCTTGTGATATTTTTAACATGTGTTTTCTGTAAAGAAACGGACTTAAAAGTTAAAAGTAATTTAACCGAATTGACCGAAACAGGACGAAGACATCATGGATACGGACTTTACAAATGGT gggGAGGAATACCTGGCCTGTATGCGCTAGGCGTTTTATATTGGTTGAAAGTTAAAGCAGTGATTGTAGCATTTATTGTTGGAACAGCAATTGTTTGGGGATTTAAATGGTACAAGGGTGGACATTGTGGACATGATATTATACATGAATCACCAATAATAAGCTATGACCATGG CCCAGCATGGTCAAGTGGCCCACATGACCACATTCCCTACTCATTAGGCCATAATCCATTCGAACATGACCATGGACATAGCCTTCATGAACATGAACATTTTACTTCGTCAGATATTGTAAGCGATAGTTTACCGGATAATGGACCGTATAGTTCTTATGCTGGAGCTTATTCAGATGTCCCACCAACTGCACCAACATCTGATGGAACAGTTCATGCCAGACATAAGAGACAACTCGACACTGAGCAGCA aGTGAGTGAtattgtttttgcatttttgggAATCACCAACGATGGCTGCCGACGACGATTCATTTGTGAAATGGAATTCCGATCCAAAGCAAACCCATTCACTAGAATCGCATTTGGCATTGTTGGACGaggattattttcaaaatatgtgaACAGAAGAAATGTTAACGGAAGAGCTGGCTCTTTCCGGCAATGTGCTGACGTCAATCCTGATTGTGTCCTGATGGAAGAAAATATACATGATGATGAAGAAAATGAGGTATCAAATCAAGAAGGAGAATATGAAAGTCGAAGTTTAAAGTCTTCATCCATCAGTGATATTGAAAAAGAGAATTCAACCAATTTGAAAGCAGAAAAAGaatcatttaaacaaaatttaaaaactgatCCTATTGTGCAAGGGATTTTCTCTCGAATGCAACCAACTTACTAA